A DNA window from Candidatus Hydrogenedentota bacterium contains the following coding sequences:
- a CDS encoding glycosyltransferase family 2 protein: protein MGSSENTRQDGPFPVLPGVSVVVPTYREAANLPELLARLDQLRREHGLDLDVFLMDDDSRDGTEEAVARAGLDWVRLTVRTRDRGLSAAVMDGFRLADKPVVLVMDADLSHPPEKIPEMLAALAGGADFVIGSRYAPGGTTAEDWGLLSWINSRAATLPALPFTRVKDPMSGFFAFPRTLLDAAPPLNAVGYKIGLEVLVKCGCRRAEEVPIHFAQRHRGESKLSLREQLLYLRHLRRLAVFKYGHLAHFSQFALVGFLGTLVNLAALTALDAAGVPLQAAVALAIFIAMLFNFVLNRQITFAETRGGNVMKQLGAFVAACSVGGAVNYAVTLGAVRAWPALAGLPQAAAVLGILAGLTFNYLASRYWVFGARRPR from the coding sequence ATGGGTTCTAGCGAAAACACCAGGCAAGACGGCCCCTTTCCGGTCCTGCCGGGCGTTTCGGTGGTGGTGCCCACCTATCGGGAGGCGGCCAATCTTCCGGAACTGCTTGCCCGGTTGGACCAATTGCGCCGGGAGCACGGTCTCGATCTGGACGTGTTTCTCATGGATGATGACAGCCGGGACGGCACGGAGGAGGCGGTGGCGCGGGCGGGGTTGGACTGGGTCCGCCTGACGGTGCGCACCAGGGACCGCGGGCTGAGCGCGGCGGTGATGGACGGATTTAGACTTGCAGACAAGCCCGTGGTGCTGGTGATGGACGCCGATCTGAGCCATCCGCCCGAGAAGATTCCGGAGATGCTTGCCGCCCTCGCGGGGGGCGCCGACTTTGTCATCGGGTCGCGCTACGCCCCCGGCGGCACCACCGCCGAGGACTGGGGGCTTCTGAGCTGGATCAACAGCCGGGCGGCCACGCTGCCGGCGCTCCCGTTCACGCGGGTGAAGGACCCCATGAGCGGCTTCTTTGCCTTTCCCCGGACGCTGCTGGACGCGGCCCCGCCGCTGAACGCGGTGGGCTACAAGATTGGTCTGGAGGTGCTGGTGAAATGCGGCTGCCGGCGCGCGGAGGAGGTGCCCATCCATTTCGCGCAGCGCCACCGCGGCGAGAGCAAGCTCAGCCTGCGCGAGCAGCTGCTTTACCTCAGGCACCTGCGGCGGCTGGCGGTGTTCAAGTACGGGCACCTGGCCCACTTCTCGCAGTTTGCCCTCGTGGGTTTTCTCGGCACGCTGGTGAACCTTGCCGCGCTCACGGCGCTCGATGCGGCGGGCGTGCCGCTCCAGGCCGCGGTGGCTCTCGCCATCTTCATCGCCATGCTTTTCAACTTCGTGCTGAACCGGCAGATCACCTTCGCCGAGACGCGCGGGGGGAACGTGATGAAGCAGCTTGGCGCGTTCGTTGCGGCGTGCTCCGTGGGGGGGGCGGTGAACTACGCGGTGACACTGGGGGCGGTTCGGGCGTGGCCCGCGCTGGCGGGGCTGCCGCAGGCGGCCGCCGTGCTCGGCATCCTCGCGGGGCTCACCTTCAATTACCTGGCGAGCCGCTACTGGGTGTTTGGGGCGCGGCGTCCGCGCTGA
- a CDS encoding NUDIX domain-containing protein, protein MLTRACIGGGDPINRQCPEPQITGFPHEGRCRTPFQKREAPGVEARHLQGMRAGAQRGHGPPEVRAAPLRALRPAPFAEYGGGMVWIPPKPFAWNHCGTCGAPLESAHDGERERPWCRDCNRFYYRNPVPACCVLVEDGAGGLLFVQRAVEPALGRWSLPGGFMEAGERAEECVARELEEETGLITESCRILGTGAGHNALSGHVLVLGFLVERWRGTPRAGSDALDLAFVKRDARPEVPFTAHRELLALYDTLVGASRPD, encoded by the coding sequence ATGCTCACCCGTGCGTGCATCGGAGGAGGAGACCCAATAAACAGACAATGCCCCGAGCCGCAGATAACCGGCTTTCCACACGAAGGAAGGTGCCGGACGCCCTTTCAAAAGCGGGAGGCTCCTGGGGTTGAGGCGCGGCATCTGCAAGGGATGCGGGCGGGGGCACAGAGGGGACACGGGCCGCCCGAGGTCCGTGCCGCCCCCCTGCGCGCGTTGCGTCCGGCCCCGTTCGCGGAGTATGGTGGCGGCATGGTCTGGATACCCCCAAAACCCTTCGCGTGGAACCACTGCGGCACCTGCGGCGCGCCGCTGGAATCCGCGCATGACGGGGAGCGCGAGCGTCCCTGGTGCCGCGACTGCAACCGGTTCTATTACCGCAACCCCGTGCCCGCCTGCTGCGTCCTCGTGGAGGATGGCGCGGGCGGGCTGCTCTTCGTGCAGCGGGCGGTGGAGCCCGCGCTGGGGCGTTGGAGTCTGCCCGGCGGCTTTATGGAGGCCGGTGAGCGCGCCGAGGAGTGTGTTGCCAGGGAGCTGGAAGAGGAGACCGGCCTGATAACCGAGTCCTGCCGCATCCTGGGGACCGGCGCGGGCCACAATGCCCTTTCCGGGCATGTGCTCGTGCTGGGTTTCCTTGTGGAGCGCTGGCGGGGCACGCCGCGCGCCGGAAGCGACGCTCTGGACCTCGCCTTCGTGAAACGCGACGCGCGTCCGGAGGTGCCCTTCACGGCCCACCGCGAGCTCTTGGCCCTCTATGACACCCTCGTCGGCGCTTCCCGTCCAGACTGA
- a CDS encoding DUF4445 domain-containing protein, with the protein MSGKCCKITFDPPGRTVEARAGTPLLEAAALAGFAVNTPCGGAGSCGKCRARLDPAPDPLPAELKTLPLEDLGAGWRLLCRHQVSGDLRVHLPGSSLFGGDHQIVTGHGVSSGDAADPVVRQAHVRMTAPSLEEGLPDLPRLDAALRAAGALEAGAPPLAAAPEALNQLTAGLRAADYAGAAVVRESRLLAFRGGADTAPSFGVAVDVGTTTLAAALVDLRDGADRGVAAAMNPQTVWGDDVLARIARAGRGEQERLEMRQAVCAVIAEMIRGLCADAGASPEQVHALAAAGNTTMESLLCGVDPSPLGCVPFTPAFGDGPRLRARDLGLPAHPDAELRLFPVIGGFVGGDTAAGILAAGLDSLQGVSLLIDIGTNGELVLAHDGALLAASTAAGPAFEGARISCGMRAARGAVEKVVLGDAPEFSVIGGGPPRGLCGSGLLDLCGQLLAAGLLAPDGRLAGPEALSPGTPEAVAARVARTPDGGPLFVVGGPPERPFGLTQRDVRELQLAAGAIRAGILLLLRQAGPALDGVDRVFVAGGFGQYIRRENALRVGLLPREIPASRVHYAGNTSLAGAKRVLLSRADDARVDALARAVRHVDLSTDPDFAMEFAMAMHFPG; encoded by the coding sequence TTGAGCGGAAAGTGCTGCAAGATCACCTTTGACCCCCCGGGACGCACCGTGGAGGCGCGCGCCGGCACGCCGCTGCTGGAGGCGGCCGCCCTGGCCGGATTCGCCGTGAACACGCCCTGCGGCGGCGCGGGCTCCTGCGGCAAATGCCGCGCCCGCCTCGACCCGGCCCCCGACCCGCTGCCCGCCGAACTCAAGACCCTCCCGCTGGAGGACCTCGGCGCCGGGTGGCGGCTCCTGTGCCGCCATCAGGTGTCCGGCGATCTCCGCGTGCATCTCCCCGGCAGCTCGCTCTTCGGCGGCGACCACCAGATTGTCACGGGGCACGGCGTCTCCTCCGGCGATGCGGCCGACCCCGTGGTCCGGCAGGCGCATGTCCGCATGACGGCCCCCTCGCTGGAGGAGGGGCTGCCTGATCTCCCCCGGCTGGACGCCGCCCTGCGCGCCGCGGGCGCGCTGGAAGCGGGCGCACCCCCCCTGGCCGCCGCGCCGGAAGCCCTCAACCAACTCACCGCGGGCCTGCGCGCCGCGGACTACGCGGGCGCCGCCGTGGTCCGCGAAAGCCGCCTGCTGGCCTTCCGTGGCGGGGCGGACACCGCGCCCAGTTTCGGCGTCGCGGTGGACGTGGGCACGACGACCCTGGCCGCCGCGCTGGTGGACCTGCGCGACGGCGCGGACCGCGGCGTGGCCGCGGCCATGAACCCCCAGACGGTCTGGGGGGACGACGTGCTCGCCCGCATCGCCCGCGCGGGACGCGGCGAGCAGGAGCGCCTGGAGATGCGCCAGGCCGTCTGCGCGGTCATCGCGGAGATGATCCGCGGGCTGTGCGCGGACGCGGGCGCCTCGCCGGAACAGGTCCACGCCCTCGCGGCGGCGGGCAACACGACCATGGAAAGCCTGCTCTGCGGCGTGGACCCGTCCCCCCTCGGCTGCGTGCCCTTCACGCCCGCCTTCGGCGACGGCCCCCGCCTGCGCGCGCGCGACCTGGGGCTCCCCGCCCATCCCGACGCGGAGCTGCGCCTGTTCCCCGTCATCGGCGGCTTCGTCGGCGGCGACACCGCGGCGGGCATCCTCGCCGCCGGGCTGGACAGCCTCCAGGGGGTCAGCCTCCTCATAGACATCGGCACCAACGGGGAGCTGGTGCTCGCCCACGACGGGGCGCTGCTCGCCGCCAGCACGGCGGCGGGCCCCGCCTTCGAGGGGGCCCGCATCTCCTGCGGCATGCGGGCCGCCCGCGGCGCCGTGGAGAAGGTGGTCCTCGGCGACGCGCCGGAGTTCTCCGTCATCGGCGGCGGCCCGCCCAGGGGCCTCTGCGGCAGCGGCCTCCTCGACCTCTGCGGACAGCTGCTTGCCGCCGGGCTGCTGGCTCCGGACGGAAGGCTCGCCGGACCGGAGGCGCTGTCCCCGGGCACCCCGGAGGCCGTCGCCGCGCGCGTGGCGCGCACCCCGGACGGCGGCCCGCTCTTCGTGGTCGGCGGCCCGCCGGAACGCCCCTTCGGGCTCACGCAGCGCGACGTGCGCGAGCTGCAATTGGCCGCCGGGGCCATCCGCGCAGGCATCCTGCTCCTCCTCCGGCAGGCGGGGCCCGCCCTCGACGGCGTGGACCGGGTGTTCGTTGCAGGCGGCTTCGGCCAGTACATCCGCCGGGAAAACGCCCTGCGCGTGGGATTGCTCCCCCGCGAGATTCCCGCCAGCCGCGTGCACTACGCCGGAAACACCTCCCTCGCGGGGGCCAAGCGGGTCCTCCTTTCGCGCGCGGACGACGCCCGCGTGGACGCCCTGGCCCGCGCCGTCCGCCATGTGGACCTCAGCACGGACCCCGACTTCGCCATGGAGTTTGCCATGGCCATGCACTTCCCCGGCTAG